One window from the genome of Nicotiana sylvestris chromosome 9, ASM39365v2, whole genome shotgun sequence encodes:
- the LOC104213114 gene encoding U-box domain-containing protein 44-like — protein MSVKEKTLIREVLSSDQQSITTTTDDTMCSSQGRDSEYSSAQEQLLEFMEKLSSILTELKNDKRVIMTNSTPIQKAIESLEVDFKRAEALLKSSQFSLAHDEQHIQVQVIVQNLARALGLVLFASHDVVEITNKVEIETLRKDMMKMSSVNKPSLIMSSDESEFSSYDREIVEEEDDRITLDVDDVVVQIKYSDEKILKRALNGLNTLVLDGMITKETVHHEDMIPVLFNRLSSSKADHRLIILRILKALVAQDDEYKEKMAEMGNLSILVKSLGRDFEEQKEAVGLLVSLSDVAAVNRRVGRIQGCIVMLVAIFNGDDQMASHDAANLLNSLSGNTQYALHMAEAGYFKPLVHYLNQGSDMSKILMATALSRMELTEQNRASLGQDGAIEPLVKMFTTGNLEAKQSSLNALHNLSTSKANVECLIRSGIVATLLQLLFSVTSVLMTLREPASAILAKIAAQPEAGIVLVKHDVAQQMLSLLNLTSPVIQCHLLEALNAITARPNASRVRRKMKENGAVRLLLPFLTESRNTKIRNGALHLIYVLSNDMQGGELMEQLEEMHLNILINVVSSSSTTDDEKAAAIGILSNFPVNNKNVTDMFMRANLLPILVSILMSSTPTTSWLLAENIAAILIRFTLPSDKKLQQFSADNGVINALVKLLTCGSIVAKSRAATSLAQLSQNSVALRKLRKSRWFSCAPPHPTDAFCQVHDCHCSTRSTFCLVKAGAVPLLVEILQGNEREADEAALTCLATLLQDEIWENGSNFLVKMSCVQPLIKNLEEGISLKAQDRSLWILERIFRVEAYRVEYGESAQVVLIDLAQNGDSLLKSTVAKLLAQLELLQPQSSYF, from the exons ATGAGTGTGAAAGAAAAAACATTAATCAGAGAGGTACTGTCCTCTGATCAACAATCAATTACTACTACAACAGATGATACTATGTGTTCATCTCAGGGGAGAGACTCAGAATATTCATCTGCTCAAGAACAACTCTTAGAATTTATGGAGAAACTGAGCTCAATTCTCACTGaattgaaaaatgataaaagggtTATTATGACCAACAGTACTCCTATTCAGAAAGCCATTGAATCACTTGAAGTCGATTTTAAACGTGCCGAGGCCTTATTGAAAAGCAGCCAATTCTCCCTTGCACATGATGAGCAACACATACAAGTACAAGTGATTGTGCAGAATCTTGCTAGAGCTTTAGGCCTTGTGCTCTTTGCTAGTCATGACGTCGTCGAAATTACTAACAAGGTAGAGATTGAGACACTGAGAAaagatatgatgaagatgagtagTGTTAATAAGCCTAGTTTGATCATGAGCTCAGATGAATCCGAGTTCTCATCATATGATCGAGAGATagtagaagaagaagacgatCGAATAACTTTAGATGTCGATGATGTTGTTGTTCAAATCAAATATAGTGATGAAAAAATTCTTAAGCGCGCGCTCAATGGATTGAATACATTGGTTTTGGATGGTATGATTACTAAAGAAACGGTTCATCATGAAGATATGATCCCCGTGCTGTTTAATCGGCTGAGTTCAAGTAAAGCTGACCATAGATTGATCATACTCAGAATACTAAAAGCCCTGGTCGCTCAAGATGATGAATATAAG GAAAAGATGGCAGAAATGGGGAATTTATCGATACTGGTGAAGTCGTTGGGTCGTGATTTTGAAGAGCAAAAAGAAGCAGTGGGTTTGTTGGTGAGTCTCTCTGATGTTGCTGCAGTTAATAGAAGAGTTGGGAGAATTCAAGGCTGCATTGTAATGTTGGTTGCGATTTTTAATGGGGATGATCAAATGGCTTCTCATGATGCTGCCAACTTGTTAAATTCTTTATCAGGCAATACTCAATATGCTCTTCATATGGCTGAGGCTGGTTATTTCAAGCCTCTTGTACACTACTTGAACCAAG GATCCGATATGAGTAAGATTCTAATGGCAACAGCACTTTCTAGAATGGAGTTGACAGAACAAAATAGAGCTAGCCTTGGACAAGATGGAGCCATTGAACCCCTAGTGAAAATGTTCACAACCGGGAACCTAGAAGCTAAGCAATCATCTCTAAACGCGTTGCACAACTTATCTACCTCGAAAGCAAACGTTGAATGTCTGATAAGATCAGGCATCGTTGCAACTCTACTGCAGCTTCTTTTCTCCGTGACATCTGTGCTCATGACTCTAAGAGAGCCAGCATCCGcgattcttgcaaaaatagcagCTCAACCGGAAGCTGGCATTGTACTAGTGAAACACGATGTTGCTCAGCAGATGCTTTCGCTCCTAAATTTGACTAGTCCAGTAATCCAGTGTCACTTGTTAGAAGCACTTAATGCTATCACTGCACGCCCGAATGCCTCAAGGGTCagaagaaaaatgaaggaaaatggcgCTGTTCGCCTTCTCTTGCCATTCCTAACAGAAAGCCGCAATACCAAGATAAGGAATGGAGCTTTACATTTGATTTACGTATTATCTAATGATATGCAAGGCGGGGAGCTAATGGAGCAGCTAGAAGAAATGCATCTGAACATATTGATCAACGTCGTATCATCATCATCCACTACTGATGATGAAAAGGCTGCTGCTATTGGCATACTAAGCAATTTTCCAGTGAATAATAAGAATGTTACTGATATGTTTATGAGAGCTAACCTATTGCCCATTTTGGTTTCCATATTGATGTCAAGTACTCCTACAACATCATGGTTATTAGCTGAGAACATTGCTGCAATATTAATCCGATTTACTCTTCCTTCGGATAAGAAACTACAACAGTTTTCTGCTGACAATGGGGTGATCAATGCTCTGGTAAAGTTGCTCACGTGTGGTTCAATAGTTGCCAAATCTAGAGCTGCAACATCTCTAGCTCAACTATCTCAAAACTCGGTCGCTCTAAGAAAATTGAGAAAATCAAGATGGTTTTCGTGTGCCCCTCCTCATCCTACAGATGCTTTTTGTCAAGTACATGATTGTCATTGCTCTACAAGAAGCACATTTTGCTTGGTAAAAGCAGGGGCAGTGCCTCTGTTAGTCGAAATATTACAAGGCAACGAAAGGGAAGCCGATGAAGCTGCACTAACTTGCCTTGCAACATTATTACaggatgagatttgggaaaatgGGAGCAATTTCTTAGTGAAAATGTCTTGTGTCCAACCACTTATCAAGAATCTTGAAGAAGGGATCAGCCTGAAAGCTCAAGATAGATCACTTTGGATTTTGGAACGGATTTTCAGAGTGGAGGCTTATAGAGTAGAGTATGGTGAATCTGCACAAGTGGTGCTTATTGATTTAGCACAGAATGGTGACTCATTGTTGAAATCTACAGTGGCTAAACTGTTAGCTCAACTTGAGCTCTTGCAACCCCAATCAAGTTACTTTTGA
- the LOC104213117 gene encoding putative B3 domain-containing protein At4g03160 — protein sequence MAKKGSIFKRSSSGTIRNNKSKEVMSNNEQIHEENRDDDKKVINNAAYILLSMKHHVLKEEDAILLQNMLSKRLPRIPPIQSLRGIIGICSEPFEKHLTHTDLSDNFNRLSLNRDKVIAFILPMLHEHEDVYDCKGIQVTTYGPDGVAYDMIFKSWADSKLYVLNSGWKKFYRSYGLHEHNDYWATVWMFRHRLTDKPCFALTWKHDPIRSSLPRSKNNNRK from the coding sequence ATGGCGAAAAAGGGAAGCATATTCAAGAGATCGTCAAGTGGAACAATACGTAACAATAAATCCAAGGAAGTCATGTCGAATAATGAACAAATCCATGAGGAAAATAGAGACGACGACAAGAAGGTCATTAATAATGCAGCCTATATACTTTTATCAATGAAACACCATGTTTTGAAAGAGGAAGATGCTATTTTACTTCAAAATATGCTAAGCAAAAGATTGCCAAGAATTCCACCAATTCAAAGTTTAAGAGGAATCATTGGAATATGCAGTGAGCCTTTCGAAAAACACTTGACACACACAGATTTAAGTGATAATTTCAACAGGCTTTCTTTGAATAGGGACAAAGTCATAGCTTTTATATTGCCAATGTTGCATGAACATGAAGATGTTTATGATTGTAAAGGAATACAAGTGACTACTTATGGTCCGGACGGGGTTGCATACGATATGATATTCAAGTCTTGGGCAGATTCTAAGCTTTATGTGCTTAATTCAGGGTGGAAGAAGTTCTATAGATCCTACGGTTTGCATGAACATAATGATTATTGGGCTACTGTTTGGATGTTTCGTCATAGATTAACTGACAAGCCTTGTTTTGCACTCACTTGGAAGCATGATCCGATCCGATCGTCATTGCCCAGGTCCAAGAACAATAACAGAAAGTGA